The following DNA comes from Methanomassiliicoccales archaeon.
TGAAGAACACCCCGATACATTAATGTACGGTAAAATTGATACTCGGGACAGGTCCGATTCCAACTGGATTATAGGGGGAATGAATTTGTCTACAAATATGACTCCAAGGGACAGAGTACTAGATGCATTGAAGGGCAAGCAACATGACAGGCCGCCGGTCGCGGTCTTCACCCAGAGCGCCACGATGGGACAGATGGATGCGCTCGGTGTCAGCTGGCCAGAAGCACACTACGACGTTGACATGATGGTCAAGTTGGGTGCGGGACAGGCCACGGTATTCGGGTTCGAGGCCGTCAGGGCCCCGTTCTGCTTGACCGCCGAGGCCGAGAGCATGGGATTGACATGTGACAAGGGGCGCAAGGACAGGACCCCGATGCTTAAGGGACACCCCTATGCGATCGAGGACGAGCCCACCATTATGCCCGTAGATCAGTTCCTGAAGAGCGGCCGTGCCGCCATCGCCCAGCAGGCCATCACCAAGATGAAGGCCCTGTACGGCGCCGAATATCCGATCATCGCCGGGAACACTGGACCGTTCACCCTGGCAGGACACATGGTCAGTACCGAGAACCTCGTGCTGTACATCATGGTCGAGCCAGAACTGGTGCACAAGTGGGTCAAGGCCGTCAACGTCATATGCAAGGGATATTCCCAGGCATTGGCCGACGCCGGAGCCGACGTAGTGCAGATGTCCGAGCCGTCCGCCAGCACAGACCTGCTGTCCCCGGACATGTTCAACGAGTACGCAGGTACATACTTGGCCGATAGCCTGGCCCCAGTGAAGGGCGCTACTGGCGTTCTGCACATCTGCGGTAACACCACCGATATCCTGAACAACATGATCAACACTGGATGCAAGGCTCTGTCTGTTGAGGAGAAGGTCGTTCCGGAAGAGGGTGTCAAGATCGTCAACAAGCGTGCCGTCCTGATCGGTAACGTCGGTGTGGTCAACCCGCTTCTGCAGGGTACCCCGGCTGATGTCTTGGCTCACGGAAAGCGCTGCGCTGCCGCCGGCTTCGACATCGTCTCGCCTGGATGCGGCCTCTCCGCCCTGATAAAGGACGAGAACCTGGCTGCGCTGGTCAAGGCCGTAAAGGGCTAAAAGCCCAACCCTTTTCTTTTTTTTTATTTTTTCTAACTTCTGTGATCAAGAAATATCGTTTATCGAACTGTTAAAACGAATAGCAAAAATAGTGCTCCTTCGCCTTGATCATATAAAGACGATGTATCGAGTGATCTTCATATGTGAGCTGCCGCTCACCGCACCTGCCATTATACCAAAGGTCCTCAAATGGCACATTTGGAAGATCTTGTCAGCAGGGTCTTCAAAAACTAGATAGATTGATAGGATGTGTTTTAGCGACCCATGTTTGAATGATGAGCCCCGTCGTTGTGGAAACGCGGTTTGTCACCGGTTCCCGGAGGATGGGGCAAGGATCGTGACGAGGACGCCTAATCCGAACGCTTAGGCTTAATCATCATACGCGGTTCCCCGGTGGCCCTTGCTGTCACCTCGACCCAAGCGGTCTGTTCACCTTCCACGTTAATGCCGCCGTAGAACTTCTGTTCGTAGATATCGCTTCGCACCCGGATGTTCTCGGCCCCGGCCTCGTATGCACGATTCTTCACGTACTCCTCGGCCTGCCTTCGGGCGCTACCCACCGCCTGTTCTACGTGACCATATGTCACCGGCGGCCCGAAAGGGCCGAGAACGAAGAAGCGGTTGTCCTTGTCCGGAAAGACCTGAACGGTGATGGTCTCTGATATTTGGCTACAGACAGCCCCCACGGCATTGCCGACATCGTGGTGCTTAGGGATGATCACCTTGACGTCCATGCGTTTCTCGAGCGGGGGCAGGTATATGTGCGTGGGCGCTCCGATCCCCACCAGAGGCCGGTCCATGCGTGTGGTCATCTGTATGGTGCTGCCCTTGTTCCCTTGCACCGAGGAACGCAGTAGATAATTGAAACCGACATTCTCCGGTATCTCTCCGGCCTCATCCAGGACCACTTTCCTCATGATCTCCTCACCGACCCTGGTGATCATCTCGTAATTGAAGGATCCCACGAAATCGTCCAGGGACATGTTCCCCCAATTGGCCATGAACTGTACCCCTAGCAGCGCCGCTTCCATATCGAAACGGTCGAAAAATCCCTGCACGTGCATGAAATCCGTGGGGGTAAGACCGGTCATCTGCAGGAAGCCCCGGTCCTTCAGCCTTTTCACCACATCCCGGTACGTGAACACATCCGGGACCCCGCCCCTGATCTCCTCCAGAGTGGATATCGGGTTGACCTTGACGAAATCATAGACCGCCCTTTCACGAGAGGTGAGCTTGCTGGTTCCTCTCTCCACATGGGTGTAGTAGTTGGTCTCGCTGGTGGCTTTCATCTTCTCCTTCAACCCGGGGAAGCTGGAAGATGCTATTGCCAACGGCACCACGCGTTCCGGACCGATCTTGAACATTCCCCTTTGATCCGAGACCACATGGGAGTCGCCTCCCAACCCTACCGTCCAAATATCGATGGCCTTTACCCGGGTACGCCAACGGCCTACAATGGCACCTTCCTTGGAAATGCGTGGGAAACCCTCGTCCAGATATGCGATGTCGGTGGACGTCCCTCCGATGTCCACCACTATGCAGTTCTCCTCATTGCAAAGGATCTTTCCGCCCATCAGGCTGGCCGCCGGCCCGGATAGTATGGTCTCCACCGGCCTCTCCCTTGCCATCTCGATGTTCATCAAGGTCCCATCGCCCTTGAACACCAGTATGGTGGCGGTTATCCCTCTTTCCTGTATCGAGCGCTCCACTCCGTCCAGGAACTCGTCGATGACCGGGAGCAGACGTGCGTTCAGCACCGATGTCACGGTCCTCTCAGGCACGCCCAGCTGCGAAGTTAACTGGTGGCCCATGACCACCGGCATCTGGGTCATCTCCTTGATTAATTTCGCGGCGTCCCTCTCGTGCTCGGGATTGTAAACACTGAAATGACTGGATACGACGAAGGAATCGACCTCATCTTTCATCTCCTCGATGGCTTTCTTAAGAGCTTTCAGGTCCAAAGGCGCCTGCTGCTGAGCCCAAACGCCGTGCCCACCAGTGATGAACACCTCCATGTCCGCTCCGGACTTGAACTCGGGCTGAGGGGTCCAACCGATCCCGATAAGGCCGACCTTTCCCCCTTTGCCCGTGAGTATGGAATTTGTGGCCAAGGTGGTGGAGAGGCCTATGAACACTATCTCAGAAATATCAAAAGTTTTCATCCCCAGCACGCCGTCGATGGCCCTTAGGACCCCAATGGAAAGATCGTGATAGGTCGTCGGAGATTTTGCCTTGGCGAGTACCTCCAATGTGGACATGTCCACCACAGCTGCATCCGTATAGGTACCACCCGTATCCAGACCTAATCCTAGTTTTCTTTCCATCACAGTTCACGCTCACACGTTTGAAGGCACTATTACCTTTATTAAATATTTTTTTAGCCCTTGGCGAATTATAACACAAGGGCAATTGGAAGCATCAACAGAACAAAGGCGGCGGCTACCGTACTGGTCATTTTGAAGCGGACGGAAAGTCCCTCCGAACGTGCCCAGAAGAACAGTGCCAATGATGACAGGATGACCATTTGCGCCCCTCCCAATAGTACGTACTTCTCACCAACACCGCTGAACTCGTCGATCGTGATGTTGGCCGCCATCACTACCACTGCCAGACCCTCCAAGGCCGCTATTGATAGGACCATGATGGGCAGGGAGGTGACGATCTTTTTCGGCCATTTTCCCAGCAGGGGGCTTCCCTTGACCAGCCAAGCCATCAATCCGATCGATGAAAGGACCAGCAGCTGAATTCCGGCCAGACGGAATGTGCTCTCAAGAATTCCACCAATGCCGTCTATATAGGTATCGGCGGCCAGCCCCATGGCGAACACGCCCTCGAATGCTAGTATCACCATGGCCAACATACTGGTGAATTCAGGCATGAACTTCCAGCCCAACCTTATTTCTCGCACCTTCCAGAGCAGGGGAGCGATGAGTCCTAGAGCGAACAATTGGGCGCACCCTGCCACAATATAGTGTTTGAATGCCCCCCCAATATCATCGATCACCACCGTTCCAGCGATCGTTGAGGCGATTATGCCTTCGAGGGCGACCATGCCCCCGAGAACGACCATGATCACCAACGACCATCTGCGGGTCAAGTACTTGCTCACACGGGGTGCAAGATATGGATCTTGAATGATGGTCCAAAGCATGAACATTAAAGCGCCCAGGACGAACAACTGCGCCCCGGCATTGAAGACCGTGCTTCCTAGGATCCCCCCGGTACCTTGTAGGTTCATGGTGTTGGCAATTCCCACCACGGTCAACCCCTCGACCATGAGCATTGTCGCCGCCAGGGAGCCCAACGTGTCGACCAGCCAATTGACGCTGGGGACATTGCGCAGCCTCCATTGTCGTAGGGAGAGCGTTCCTAGAGCGAAAAGCAGCGCCCCGATGAGAACGATGTATTTCTTGCTGACCCCACCAAAACCGGTGAGGTTGACATCGCCTGCCAAGTAGACCATGACCAGTCCCTCGATGGCCAACAATCCCATGACCAGGTAGATGGAAATGCTTACCAGCTTGCGTATCATCGGTTGTTCCAATCGGGGCATGATGCCCTTGAGAACCCAGACGATCGAGAGTATGATCCCGATCGTGGTAAGCTGTAAGGCAGCCAAAAAGAAGGTGGACCCCATGATACCGCCGATCCCTTCGACCACCACAGAATTTGAGATGGACAACGCGAAGAAACCTACGAAGGCAACGATCCATCCTATTATTATCCCGATCGTTGCCCTACTAGAGAACCCATACCTCATTTCGACACCGTTTGCCGAGCATGACCATTTTCTGAATTTAAAGAATTTGCGGGAGGAGATGGACCCATGCGACCCTTTTCTACATATATATCATCCATCTGCCCCACTTTGAGCGAGCGTTCAGGCGTCCTTTTCGCCTCACCATTGGCCAAACGAACGTCCTCGGTATTGAGCGTCCTTTGGTATAGGTCATTGATCATCTCAAGGGCCTTCATACCTCGCTCGGACAACGCGTAATCGCCCCGACCGCTCCTCTGTGAGATCATCCCGGATGTCATCAGACGCTGTAGATGGAACAACAGATTTCCCCCCCTCAAACTTGTCAGGGATGATAATTCGGAAAAGGACCGGGGCGTCTTGGCCAATGATTTCAGGATGGACAACCGTTGACCGTTGGATAGAGGCTCCAGGAGAGTCTTTACCACTTCCATCTCCGGTAGGGTGTAAATACTGCTACGCATGTCCTCCCGACTTCTATAGAGCTTTAGCGAACGCATGAGGTCCATCTGCTGTTGGAACAGCGTTCCCACCTCTGTGAAACAACCGTCGCATCTGCCTAGAATGCCTTTTGCCTTTATTGATTCAAGCAGTTCGATTCTAACGTTTATATCCTCTTCATCGATCCGGGGGAGGTCAAGCAGATCCATATTATCGTCTAGGAATCCCATGAACCTGGATCGACATTCTTTGCGCATGTCGCATCGCTTGGTCATTCCCGAGTCAAGGCGAGTGGCGGCCTTCTCCCTGGCCTCCCCCCTCAATAGATCGAACAGGTCCGATCTGTTAGAAGTAACGGTCTGAGATGTATGCAGCAGTGCGATCACATGCCTGAGCTCCAGACTTAACTCCTCCACCTTTTCTTTCAACTGACCTAGTTCTTTTTCGATGGAAGCGTCATTGGAGCTCATGTTCTTCCCAGACACTGCAATGACCTCATGATATAATATTGTGACCTGCCATTATATTATTAGATATAATTAATAATTATAAAACGAATAAAAAAATAAATTTGGGGCGAAAGCCCCGATTACTTCTTCAACAGACCGATGGCGACCTGGACAGCCTCGTTGGCGTCATAGCCCCATCCATCGGCTCCGATGCTCTTGGCAAAGTCCGCGGAGGTGGCACCGCCGCCTACCATGGTCTTTATCTTGCCCTTTAGACCAGCCTCGGCCAGCATCTTCTCGATCTCCTTCATGCCCGCCAGGGTGGGGGTCATGAGGGTCGAGGTAGCGATGATCTGGACGTCCTCGTCCTTGGCCTTCTGCACTATGTCCTTCAGGGGCACGTCGCGGCCCAAGTCGAACATGGTATTTCCTGCGCCGGTCAGCAGGGCCTTGCAAATGTTCTTGCCGATATCGTGCACGTCACCCTCGACGACACAGATGACAATCCTTCCAGCGGCTGCAGCGGATGCGGCATCCAGCTTCGGAAGGGCCACGTTCAATCCCTGGTACAGGGTCTGAGCGGACAGAAGGACCTGGGGCAGGAAGTACTCTTTCTTCTCATACTTCTCACCAACGACCTCCATAGCCTTGCTCAAACCGTCGAAAATGATCTCACGGGCGGTAACTCCGCCGTCGAGGAGAGCCTGGGTGGCACCCTTTGCCTCCTTGATCTTTCCCTTGACAACTATCTCGATCAATGCGTCCATGTTTGCCATTTTAGATTTCCTCCTAAGAAGTTTTCTGCGTCCAAATTTCAATTAAGACTAATAAACCCTTGGATGGATGGATGAATTATCCATATCGATTTTAATGGATGGATTATATATCCATACGAGGATGGCCATGTACTATCGTTAAGGCTGTTTAAAATAAAAACATTCATAATAAACGACAGATAATTTGACCGCATTCGGGGCACTTCCCTTCCACCGTTCTATCGATTATATCGGAATAAGAAGGGCAGAATTTGCTAAGCCGCTCCCTGCTGTAGACGATCTTCTCGGAGACCTCCTTCGCCATCCTCTCGATAACCACAAGGCCGCACTTGGGGCACGATGTACGATGCTCGTCCCCCTCGACCATACCGCTCAGGTAAACGAAGTTCAGACCCGCACGCTCAGCCATATCCTTGGCGGCCCTCATCGCATCCATGCTGGTCGATGGTAAATGGGAGAGCCTATGCGCTGGCATGAATCGATAAAGATGTAATGGCACATAGCTACCTAAATCGTCCTTGACCCATTGGAAGAAAGCGTTCAATTCATCGACCTTATCGTTAAGACCGGGGATGATCAGATAAGCGAGTTCCAGATGGTTTCCGTTCCCGTACAAGTACTCGCATGTCCGAAGCACCGGCGCCAGCGAGCCCCCGCAATGTCGACGATAGAACTCCTCTGTGAACCCTTTCACATCCACCTTGAACACGTTCACCACCGAGGCTATTTCCTTTAGCGGCTCTATCTCAATGAAGCCGTTGCTGTTCATCATCGTGTATAAATTAGATTTACGGGCCAGTAGGGCTACGTCCGTCACGAACTCGTTCCAAATGATGGGTTCGTTAAATGTGAAGGCCACCCCCTGCACATCCTTCTGCACGGCGAATGCGACCATCTCCTCCGCTGTCCTCTCCGGACAATCGATCCCTTCGAGCCCTGCGGACGCCAGGGCGGCGTTCTGGCAGCAATCACAGTCCAGGTTGCATCCGAAGGTGCCCAGGGAAAGCAGCTTGGAACCGGGTCGGTAGTGGTAAATGGGCTTCTTCTCTATCTGGTCCACGGCCTGGGCGCACACCCTGCCGTAATTGAAGGCCCGCATTTCACCTTGTATTACGCCCCGAGTGCGGCATATGCCCACCTCACCTTCTCTCAACATGCAATGGTGAGGGCAGAGCGCACACTCCCCGGCGGGAGTTCCCTCTATGCCCCACCGTGCTCGATGGAAGACCGTTTCTGGTATGTCCGATTCAATAGTCGTCATCCTCAGATTGAGATGCACCACAAACGGGGCATTTATCCTGGTTCTTCTTTAAAATACATCCACAAACGATGCACTCGACCAATATAACCCTCAATACATTAAGGTAGTTGAATAGTAACTAATTTTCGGTCCAGATTCCCTTATTTGTAATGATGACGGATTTTCCACGACCTTGATACCCACCTCATCGCGTAGCCAGACCCAGTTCTGGTCGCTGGACCCATGGGCTTGGTGGTGATCACTGGAACGGCCCTCTCCTCATTCCTGAACGATAAGAGCAATGATCGGAAACTAGACCGGGTCACCCAAGAGCTGACCGAGACCTTTCTGAACTGTGACCTGCGGCGAGTAATTCAATCCAGTCATGGTCTTGGTTATATCGGCCAGCGAGTACCGGATATCCCCTTCCCGGGCAGGTTGGTGCAGTACATTGCCCTGTACATCCTTTCCGAACGGCTTTAAAACCATCTCAGCCAGTTGATTGATGGTGATCGGTTCTCCTCGGGCCACGTTGAATACCTCACCGTTGTGTTCGGTGTCCAACGCCGCCAACACGTTTGCTTGGACCACATCGCTTACATGAACGAAGTCCCTGGTCTGCTCCCCGTCCCCGTAAATGGTCAGAGGTTCGCCCTTATTGGCCATTTCTATGAAGCGGGGGATGACCGCGGCGTACTGGGAATTGGGGTCCTGACGAGGCCCAAAAACGTTGAAATAGCGCAAACTGCAGGTCGGCAGACCGTAATTCAGCCAGAAATTTCTGCAATAATGCTCCCCGGTCAACTTGGTGACCGCGTAGGGAGAGATGGGCATTGGGAGGTCGTCCTCAAACTTGATCGGAGACGGAGCGTCCCCGTAGATGGCCGAGGATGAGGCGAACACCACCTTTCTTACCCTGGCCGCCTTGGCCTCCATCAGGACACGCAATGTCCCGCAGACGTTGACCTGATTGCTCGAGATGGGATCGTCCACGCTTCGCGGCACAGACGCGATGGCCGCATGATGGAATACGTAATCCACACCCTCCATGGCCCCATGCACCAGATCGACGTCCCTGATGCTCCCGGTCAAGAGTTCGGCCTTGACCCCCTTCAGGTTCTCACGCTTGCCGCTAGATAGGTCGTCAATAACGATGACCTCGTTCTCCTCCGCCAGAGCGGATGCTATATGCGAACCGATGAAACCGGCGCCGCCGGTTATACAGACCCGGCGTCCAACTATATTTTTCCCTTTCATGTTCGGACTTTTCCCTTAACACTTTAAACGCATTTCAAATTATGGCGCTCTGTCCCTTCCCCGTTGAAGGTCCCCTTTTCGACCTAAACGGATAAGACCGATGTCGCTGCAACCGTAGATATCCGCACCTTCCAGGTCCGCCCCTTTCAGACCGGGGGAGAGCATGTCGTCGGAGGTCATCTTATTGATGTCGTTCCCTGCCGCCAAAGGGCTGAAGGCCGGTAGAACCAGCACCCTTTCCTGGAAAAAATGCAGGAAGGCTGGAAGCTTCAGATAACCGCCTATGCCGTCGAACAATCGTATGGAAGGATGTTCGTGCCCTTGTATCAAAGGTCTTTCGGTCACCGCGGTGTGCCCGTGCACCAGGTGATAACCGTCCAGCTCCAACCTGTCAACCAGGTCCAGACCCAGGCGGGAGGTTATGTTGGCCAGAAAGTTATCATGATTGCCCCGGACCACGGTCACCTGGGCCAACGAACCGAGGTACTCCAACATACCCCGTACCTCCCGCCACTCCTCGTCCAGATTGCGGGAGAACTCATGCTTGAGGTCTCCCAGCACCACGATCCGTTTAGGATGGTGGTCCTCTATGATCGATTCGATCCTCTGTCTCATCGTCAGGCTTTGAGCCCGGGGTAGCTGCAAACCTTCCAGTTCCAAGCTGGCCTCGACGCCCAGGTGAAGATCTCCCAGGATCAAGGTATCTGAAGAGCTAAGAATTGCGCAGCGGTCGTTGGTGATCAGCAATCCCGGAGCGATCTCGAGTTGGCGCATTCATCGATGTCAAGGGTGGATGAGGATATCAACCCCTCCTACACTTTCAGTGGCGGTTACAAAACAATATTATATGGCCAGTCCGCTGATTGGACGATGATCAAGCGCACCTTCCTGCATCTATCAGGCATTGGACAAGTGAAGGAGCGCCGATTATGGGAGAGTGGAGTGCTATCCTGGGAGGAATTCATCCAAAGGGATAGCGTAGAGGGCGTATCCTCCAAACGAAAGACGGTGATGGACCAGGAGCTGGAGGCCTCCTCGGAATGTTGGGAACGGGGTCAGACCGAATATTTCTGCAAACTGTTGCCTAGCGGGCAGCATTGGCGCATGTTCCAACGATTGAAGGAGGACGCGGCTTACCTGGACATCGAGACCAATGGACTGGGGCCGTGGGCGATCATCACCATGATATCAGTTCACCGGGGTGAGAAGACCACCACCCTGATCCGAGGGCAGGACCTTGACGTGGATTCTGTCCGACGTTCCTTGGAGGGAGCCAAGATGATGGTCACCTTCAATGGAAGCACGTTCGATCTGCCGATGATCGAACGGGAGTTCCCTTTCGCCGTACCCAGGGTTCCGCACTATGACCTAAGGCACGCTTGCCCCAAGGTCGGTCTGCGTGGAGGACTGAAGCACGTGGAGGTGGAACTGGGCTATCGTCGTCCGCAGGAGATAGAATACGTGACCGGCGAGGAAGCGGTATACCTCTGGCGATTGTGGGAGAAAAAGGGCAGTGAGAACGCTCTCAACCTTTTACGTCGCTATAATCAAGAGGACACCAGGAACCTCGTGCCCATAGCCGAGACGGTATACCGGCTTTTAACGGAGAAGGTGCTAAAGGAGTGCTCGCTGTGACCGAGGACCTGGAAGGATTCCTGAGAAGGGCCAAACATCTGTCCGAGGTGATATCATCGGCAAGATCCGTGGTCGTTGTCTCCCATATCGACGCTGATGGTATATCCTCAGCCGCCATAGCGAAGCGGGCACTGGAAAGGCTGGATCTACCCCATCGTGTACAATTCGTGCGTTCCTTGGGAGAAGGGGAGATCGAGGCCATCTCAAAGATGCGTGAGGATGTGATATGGATATGCGATCTCGGCACAGGACCTTGTCAAAGGATCTCCGATCGCAAATGCGTCATCACCGACCATCATCAGATCTTCGGACCTGGGCAATCCAGTCTTGAACTGTTCGGAGATATGGACCACATGTTGAACCCTCTGCTGTTCGGCATGGAAGGGTCCACACAACTGAGCGGGGCGGGGAACACCTACTTCGTAGCCAGGGAGCTGGATGAGCGAAACCTGGACCTGGCATATCTGGCAGTGGTGGGAGCGGTGGGGGATATGCAGGACCGTAGCGCCAGGAAATTGGGGGGGCCCTTGCATTCGTTGGTGATCAAGGACGCCGAGTCCCGCGGCGACCTAGAGGTGGTGACCAACGAACTGCAGTTCTTCGGTTGGGTGACGAGGTCGGCAGCGGCCATGCTGGCCTTCTCCAATGATCTTAAGGCCATCGGGTTTTCAGACACCATCAAAGAAGTGTCTTCCCTGTTCTATCGG
Coding sequences within:
- a CDS encoding MtaA/CmuA family methyltransferase, which gives rise to MTPRDRVLDALKGKQHDRPPVAVFTQSATMGQMDALGVSWPEAHYDVDMMVKLGAGQATVFGFEAVRAPFCLTAEAESMGLTCDKGRKDRTPMLKGHPYAIEDEPTIMPVDQFLKSGRAAIAQQAITKMKALYGAEYPIIAGNTGPFTLAGHMVSTENLVLYIMVEPELVHKWVKAVNVICKGYSQALADAGADVVQMSEPSASTDLLSPDMFNEYAGTYLADSLAPVKGATGVLHICGNTTDILNNMINTGCKALSVEEKVVPEEGVKIVNKRAVLIGNVGVVNPLLQGTPADVLAHGKRCAAAGFDIVSPGCGLSALIKDENLAALVKAVKG
- a CDS encoding hydantoinase/oxoprolinase family protein, giving the protein MERKLGLGLDTGGTYTDAAVVDMSTLEVLAKAKSPTTYHDLSIGVLRAIDGVLGMKTFDISEIVFIGLSTTLATNSILTGKGGKVGLIGIGWTPQPEFKSGADMEVFITGGHGVWAQQQAPLDLKALKKAIEEMKDEVDSFVVSSHFSVYNPEHERDAAKLIKEMTQMPVVMGHQLTSQLGVPERTVTSVLNARLLPVIDEFLDGVERSIQERGITATILVFKGDGTLMNIEMARERPVETILSGPAASLMGGKILCNEENCIVVDIGGTSTDIAYLDEGFPRISKEGAIVGRWRTRVKAIDIWTVGLGGDSHVVSDQRGMFKIGPERVVPLAIASSSFPGLKEKMKATSETNYYTHVERGTSKLTSRERAVYDFVKVNPISTLEEIRGGVPDVFTYRDVVKRLKDRGFLQMTGLTPTDFMHVQGFFDRFDMEAALLGVQFMANWGNMSLDDFVGSFNYEMITRVGEEIMRKVVLDEAGEIPENVGFNYLLRSSVQGNKGSTIQMTTRMDRPLVGIGAPTHIYLPPLEKRMDVKVIIPKHHDVGNAVGAVCSQISETITVQVFPDKDNRFFVLGPFGPPVTYGHVEQAVGSARRQAEEYVKNRAYEAGAENIRVRSDIYEQKFYGGINVEGEQTAWVEVTARATGEPRMMIKPKRSD
- a CDS encoding winged helix-turn-helix domain-containing protein; translation: MSGKNMSSNDASIEKELGQLKEKVEELSLELRHVIALLHTSQTVTSNRSDLFDLLRGEAREKAATRLDSGMTKRCDMRKECRSRFMGFLDDNMDLLDLPRIDEEDINVRIELLESIKAKGILGRCDGCFTEVGTLFQQQMDLMRSLKLYRSREDMRSSIYTLPEMEVVKTLLEPLSNGQRLSILKSLAKTPRSFSELSSLTSLRGGNLLFHLQRLMTSGMISQRSGRGDYALSERGMKALEMINDLYQRTLNTEDVRLANGEAKRTPERSLKVGQMDDIYVEKGRMGPSPPANSLNSENGHARQTVSK
- a CDS encoding cobalamin-dependent protein (Presence of a B(12) (cobalamin)-binding domain implies dependence on cobalamin itself, in one of its several forms, or in some unusual lineages, dependence on a cobalamin-like analog.), producing MANMDALIEIVVKGKIKEAKGATQALLDGGVTAREIIFDGLSKAMEVVGEKYEKKEYFLPQVLLSAQTLYQGLNVALPKLDAASAAAAGRIVICVVEGDVHDIGKNICKALLTGAGNTMFDLGRDVPLKDIVQKAKDEDVQIIATSTLMTPTLAGMKEIEKMLAEAGLKGKIKTMVGGGATSADFAKSIGADGWGYDANEAVQVAIGLLKK
- the amrS gene encoding AmmeMemoRadiSam system radical SAM enzyme, whose protein sequence is MTTIESDIPETVFHRARWGIEGTPAGECALCPHHCMLREGEVGICRTRGVIQGEMRAFNYGRVCAQAVDQIEKKPIYHYRPGSKLLSLGTFGCNLDCDCCQNAALASAGLEGIDCPERTAEEMVAFAVQKDVQGVAFTFNEPIIWNEFVTDVALLARKSNLYTMMNSNGFIEIEPLKEIASVVNVFKVDVKGFTEEFYRRHCGGSLAPVLRTCEYLYGNGNHLELAYLIIPGLNDKVDELNAFFQWVKDDLGSYVPLHLYRFMPAHRLSHLPSTSMDAMRAAKDMAERAGLNFVYLSGMVEGDEHRTSCPKCGLVVIERMAKEVSEKIVYSRERLSKFCPSYSDIIDRTVEGKCPECGQIICRLL
- a CDS encoding SDR family oxidoreductase, with amino-acid sequence MKGKNIVGRRVCITGGAGFIGSHIASALAEENEVIVIDDLSSGKRENLKGVKAELLTGSIRDVDLVHGAMEGVDYVFHHAAIASVPRSVDDPISSNQVNVCGTLRVLMEAKAARVRKVVFASSSAIYGDAPSPIKFEDDLPMPISPYAVTKLTGEHYCRNFWLNYGLPTCSLRYFNVFGPRQDPNSQYAAVIPRFIEMANKGEPLTIYGDGEQTRDFVHVSDVVQANVLAALDTEHNGEVFNVARGEPITINQLAEMVLKPFGKDVQGNVLHQPAREGDIRYSLADITKTMTGLNYSPQVTVQKGLGQLLGDPV
- a CDS encoding metallophosphoesterase → MRQLEIAPGLLITNDRCAILSSSDTLILGDLHLGVEASLELEGLQLPRAQSLTMRQRIESIIEDHHPKRIVVLGDLKHEFSRNLDEEWREVRGMLEYLGSLAQVTVVRGNHDNFLANITSRLGLDLVDRLELDGYHLVHGHTAVTERPLIQGHEHPSIRLFDGIGGYLKLPAFLHFFQERVLVLPAFSPLAAGNDINKMTSDDMLSPGLKGADLEGADIYGCSDIGLIRLGRKGDLQRGRDRAP
- a CDS encoding ribonuclease H-like domain-containing protein, with translation MIKRTFLHLSGIGQVKERRLWESGVLSWEEFIQRDSVEGVSSKRKTVMDQELEASSECWERGQTEYFCKLLPSGQHWRMFQRLKEDAAYLDIETNGLGPWAIITMISVHRGEKTTTLIRGQDLDVDSVRRSLEGAKMMVTFNGSTFDLPMIEREFPFAVPRVPHYDLRHACPKVGLRGGLKHVEVELGYRRPQEIEYVTGEEAVYLWRLWEKKGSENALNLLRRYNQEDTRNLVPIAETVYRLLTEKVLKECSL